The Halomonas sp. 'Soap Lake #6' genomic sequence CGAGCCTTGATTTGTGAAATAGAGCTTGAGCTAAAAGCAGGCGAACCAGAAGCGCTATGGTCACTGGCGCTAACGCTGTCGGAAAATGTTCCACTCCGCCCTTCTGACAGCAGCAAAGCAGCCCGTGGCAATGCCTTAGCCGCAAAGCAGTGGGCACTTCCCGAGGCCAGCACACCCACCCAATGGCTACACCGGGCTACCGTGGCACTAGATGCTTATCACGACAGCGGTCAAAACGAGCACTTGCGAGCGGCTCAGCACGCCTTGAACAACCTAGCAGCCCACCCCGAACTTGACGTTGGCCTCAACAGTTTGGCGCAGCAGTTGAACAAAGCGCTTAATGCCGATGGGCAGCCGAGCACTGCCTACGGCTATACTGCGTTAACGCTAGCGAATCGCTTGGCTGCTCAAACCCCGCTACGCTAATAAGCGTTAAGCCCACCCAGGATGACACGATGAGCTTTCATTTAGCGCCAGGCGCGGAAGGAATTCGCACACGACTATTCCATATTATTTTTGAGTCGGACACCCCTGGCGCCAAAGCGTTTGATATCGCTTTGATTATCGCCATCCTGATGAGCGTAGCGGTGATTTTGCTGGATAGCGTGGAAGCTTACTCCGAACGCTACGGGCAGTATTTCTTCTATGTCGAGTGGGCATTTACGCTGCTGTTCAGCGTTGAGCTAGCGGTGCGCATTTACTGCTTAGAGCGCCCCACCATTTACCTTAAAAGCTTCTACGGCATTGTCGATGTGATCGCGATTATTCCGACGTGGCTAGTGCTGCTAGTACCGGGGGCTCACGGACTAGTGATGGTTCGCATTCTTCGCGTGCTACGCATCTTCCGTATTCTAAGATTAATGGAGTTCATTGGTGAAGGGCGCCTACTGCTCGACGCACTTAAGCGCAGCCTTCGCCAAATCTTATTATTTTTCAGTAGCATCTTAATGGTAGTGATGCTGTTTGCGGCACTGATGTACACCATAGAATCACCAGAGTCAGGCTTTACCAGCATTCCTATGTCGATGTACTGGGCGATTGTTAGCATGACAACAGTGGGCTATGGCGACATTGTGCCTGCCACCTCGCTTGGCAAGGCTATCACCATGGTTCTCATGCTGCTGGGCTACTCCGTTATTGCCGTGCCTACTGGGGTATTTTCCGCCCAGGTGATCCGCTCGATTCGTGAGGATCGCTACTCTGAAGAAGCGTGCCCAGGCTGTGGCCACGACCGCCACGAAAAACGCGCCCGCTACTGCCTGCGCTGCGGCACTTGGCTGGATGAAGAGAGTGAGGACCCACGCAAGCACAAAAAAGATAAAAGCCCGCACTAGGCCAACTAGTCGATGCCTGCAAACCAGGGACTGAAGCTAACTACGGAACGGCGCAATATCCCCCCGCCCTTCACGAATAATTTTAGGCGGCAAGTCACGTAAATCAATGACACTGGTGGGGTCTAAATGACAGGCACCGCCATCAATAATGGCATCTAAGTGAGCGCCAAAGCGTTCGCGAATCTCTTCCGGGTCGTTCATGGGTAGATCATCGCCTACAGGAATCAGCGTCACGCTCATTAACGGCTCACCCAGGGCTGCCAATAGCGCATGAGTAATCCGGTGATCTGGTACACGCACGCCTATTGAGCGGCGCTTGGGGTGCAGTAACAGGCGCGGCACCTCAGACGTCGCATCCAAAATATAGGTATAAGGACCAGGGGTGTGGGCTTTCAGCAGCCGAAACACATCATTATCTACTTTAGCGTAAGTGCCAATTTCAGAGAGATCGGAGCACACCAAG encodes the following:
- a CDS encoding ion transporter, which gives rise to MSFHLAPGAEGIRTRLFHIIFESDTPGAKAFDIALIIAILMSVAVILLDSVEAYSERYGQYFFYVEWAFTLLFSVELAVRIYCLERPTIYLKSFYGIVDVIAIIPTWLVLLVPGAHGLVMVRILRVLRIFRILRLMEFIGEGRLLLDALKRSLRQILLFFSSILMVVMLFAALMYTIESPESGFTSIPMSMYWAIVSMTTVGYGDIVPATSLGKAITMVLMLLGYSVIAVPTGVFSAQVIRSIREDRYSEEACPGCGHDRHEKRARYCLRCGTWLDEESEDPRKHKKDKSPH
- a CDS encoding L-threonylcarbamoyladenylate synthase; amino-acid sequence: MSQYFQIHPENPQKRLIDQAIEIIRKGGVVAYPTDSGYALGCHLGEKKAIEKIKWLRSLDDKHNFTLVCSDLSEIGTYAKVDNDVFRLLKAHTPGPYTYILDATSEVPRLLLHPKRRSIGVRVPDHRITHALLAALGEPLMSVTLIPVGDDLPMNDPEEIRERFGAHLDAIIDGGACHLDPTSVIDLRDLPPKIIREGRGDIAPFRS